In Euphorbia lathyris chromosome 10, ddEupLath1.1, whole genome shotgun sequence, the DNA window ttgtaccgtgcttgtcctaaaagctaagatatgttcggttaaagatctaaaaaatagataaaaggaccacaaaattaatattggcaaaagatagggaccttaaaatatgtttttcaaaataggggattaaacagtgtattaggtaaaaactagaagactaataaattatttaccctaaagtTATTTGTCTAGCAAATCTCATTTACCATTGCAACTTCGGAATCTGTGTCGTGGCTAAGTCTGTTCAACGTGTCCATAACATCAACCTGGtagatggagagagttcagtaAGCAAACAATTTAATGTATCACCAAACAACAAAGTTGGTCTCAAACTATTAGATAATCTCAAACAACAAAGTCCCTATCACTTATCCTTAAAGCAATGTAATAATGGGATGGATTTGCAATCATCTGATACAATTTGGAATGCACTTAAAAGCAAAATGAGGAAGTAAGAAGATAAGACACCAGAGTTCTTAATTTCATTGCCAAAGCTTTAAACTAATATAATTTCTCTGCTCAATTGCAACTGCCCgttgaaattgtttataagatagAACCGGCGGCAGACGTCGGATAGCTACAATAAGATTTGTACCTTTGGATTCGATATGCAGAGGAGACCAAGAGCTAAAGGAACAGCACGACGGATATTCTGTTCCCCGTACTCTAAGAGATGTCCCATTGAACGAATTGCCATTTCAACCCCCAATTCCTCAGCCATTGCCACCATTGCAATTCCAAGCACAGCTGGTCCTTGATGTGTTTCACCTTTCTCAAGATGTTGAGTGCAATGACCAAGAAGATTTTGAACCTATATTACAATGGAATCAGTAACTTTGAACAATgactaccaaaaaaaaaaagtttgtgaCCATTTCTTTAAAACTGATAGACATTGACTGCAGACCTTGAGAACATTTCCAGTCCCTGCATAGGCACATGAAAGCAGTGTCATTTCACAATACTTTCTTATTTTATCATGGAATCTTTCTGAAATTGCTGCTGTTTCCTCTACACTTTCCTGTTAAACAAAGAACAGATTCCATATTAGCATGGTATCTCTTGATACAGAGAAAAGTGaagcaaaataaataaataaataaatgagtcAACAAAACATTCATTAAGATTCAAGCAGATCAAATATACCTGTTTCCCAAGGTATAGAAGACCCAAGCCAAGAGGAAAGAATCGAGTAAGAGGCTCCTGCAATTCTGACTTGCTTCGGCACATTAGTGCAAATATAATAGTATGTGCTACTCCCCAGTTGCAGGATCCCACATAAATCAGGCCCAAAGAGATTGCTGTGAATGCAACTACATCAAGGGGGTTTTTTGCATCCTTTATTATATGAGACAACCTCCTGTATATCTGTACATCATGTCAACAAATTAAGTTCAAGtggaaaaaaaacatatttaataaagaaaatacAAACCACCCACCTTTCTTCTATATACAAGAAAGGCATTTCAGCTATACACTAACGAATTTTGGTAATCAGGCATCTAACAGAAGCACAGGCAAAAATACACTTACTTCCAATTTTAGATACCAGCCGTCTAACAAAAGGAGAGGCAAAAATACCAGCAAATTCCGAGAACCAGCATATGCAATTCCAAGACCCATTATTGCCCCGATTCGGATGGATGAGTCTTCTTTAACTATGTAATTATCCAGAAGAGCAAATACCTGGAAAAAAGAAATGTATGTTATAAAGATACATTAAGTAGCTAACTATTATGTTCTCATTCCACAGAAAGCAGAATAACTCACCGGATCACAATCAGTTTTTATACTACAATTGACAATTCCAGCTCCTAGTAGGGCACCAGCTATAACATGGTTGTCATTGATATGGAAATATTTATCAATTTGAGCAAGTCCAGAGTCAATATCCCACAGTAAGATCATACCCTGTCATGAATAACAGATGTGAGAAATCTGCGAACCACCTTAGATGAgtgatttaaaagttaaatGAATACAAACCAGACTTGCAGCAGCGCTGGCCTTTCCATGTTTTTTGTTCTTAAAAAGCCAATTTCCTGAAGAACCACCACTAGAAGAGTCTGATGGAACGGTCATCAACTTATCCTGTGATGTATGCAACAATCAATATCAACATAAACTACAAACTAGTGAAGGCACTTGCCATATAAATTTGATAATCTTTTACCTGGCCAAATCCAGCATTTACAAATGCATTGACAAATGTAGCAGCCAAATTCTGTCTAGCAGAATCAACACTAGCACCAGCACTAGCCCGACCCTCAAGCAAATGTGCCTACACAAAATTAAGCAGGACATTCATGAAAATGGCAAAGCTAACAGAAGTATCATTGAACTACATCAGCGGATGTTGCATAAAAAACCTTGAAGAGATTGCAATTAAATATGCTTCCACTATAAATTGTGTCATTAATATTCAAACCTTGTAGATATCTTCAGGAGATTTGGGCTCCATGACTTCAATATCCCGAGCAAGGGTTAGATAACCTTCACTTAACTTTGAGTTGTTGATGATACCCTGCAATAGATATCTATCCTCATCCTCTTCAGTCATTTCATCATCAAGCTCAAAAGTAACACCCTGCATGAGTGGAAGTCTTCAGCGAACAGAAAGATAACCTCATGCTGCTATAAAACTCACACATGCATCTTAAAAAATTCATAACTTACATGCCGAGCAACGATGTAACAGAACTGCTTCTTTCGCAGCAAGTCATCACAATCTGTAAAAACTTGCCCCACATACTGGCAACAAATAAGTTTGAATTGTTAGAAACAGTAAGCAAAAAAACAATTACATTTTTAAGGGTAGTGTTATTTGAATCAATCATTCAGAAGTTGAAACACTGCCAGAAGTCTATATCATTAAAAAGCAATGAAATTCAGATCAAATTTAACAAGTAACGATGTATCTGGCTCTCTTTGAAGTTGAGATGCTAAAATTAAGAGTTTCCAACAATGATCCGACCTGCATGTTATCAAGGACCAGTGCAATCTGAAGGGCATTTGAATATTCTTCATATTTCAGATATATCATGTAAGCAATATCAAGAATTAGCTTATAATCTGTGTcaggaagatatctgcattCAATCACAACATAAAATGTCAATATCAGTAATAGAGATAACAAATGCACATTGGTCTTGAATCCTTGATAGAATaacatacaacaacaacaaagccttagtcccgaaatgattcggggtcggctaacatgaaccatcatataaaaccgtgaaagtcaagtcgtgtcagccacacagattcgctccctccaatccgtcctatccactaccatattttcctcaattcccagtaaactcatatcactctcgatcaccctcctccaagtttgcttaggtcttcccctacccctcaccactacatccctttgccactcttcggttctcctaaccggcgcatcaagcgctctacgtctcacatggccaaaccaccttagtcggttttctctcattttattctcaatagatgtgacccctacttttgtcctaattatttcattacgcacccggtcctttctcgtatgaccacacatccatctcaaca includes these proteins:
- the LOC136208635 gene encoding 26S proteasome non-ATPase regulatory subunit 2 homolog A-like isoform X4; this translates as MAPQTNNNASGSGTSKEEATVRVPSKDPKKKDDKQNADLSDEDIALKQQLELYVERIQYPDPGLQKVALESMRQEIRSATSSMTSVPKPLKFLRPHYGTLKAYYDTMVESEQKKYLADILSVLVLTMSAEGERESLKYRLLGSETEGDIGSWGHEYVRNLAGECAQEYAKRQSEETAIDDLMELVTQIVAFHMKHNTEPEAVDLLMEVEYLEILIHHVDKTNFRRTCLYLTSAARYLPDTDYKLILDIAYMIYLKYEEYSNALQIALVLDNMQYVGQVFTDCDDLLRKKQFCYIVARHGVTFELDDEMTEEDEDRYLLQGIINNSKLSEGYLTLARDIEVMEPKSPEDIYKAHLLEGRASAGASVDSARQNLAATFVNAFVNAGFGQDKLMTVPSDSSSGGSSGNWLFKNKKHGKASAAASLGMILLWDIDSGLAQIDKYFHINDNHVIAGALLGAGIVNCSIKTDCDPVFALLDNYIVKEDSSIRIGAIMGLGIAYAGSRNLLVFLPLLLLDGWYLKLEIYRRLSHIIKDAKNPLDVVAFTAISLGLIYVGSCNWGVAHTIIFALMCRSKSELQEPLTRFFPLGLGLLYLGKQESVEETAAISERFHDKIRKYCEMTLLSCAYAGTGNVLKVQNLLGHCTQHLEKGETHQGPAVLGIAMVAMAEELGVEMAIRSMGHLLEYGEQNIRRAVPLALGLLCISNPKVDVMDTLNRLSHDTDSEVAMIFNRTYLSF
- the LOC136208635 gene encoding 26S proteasome non-ATPase regulatory subunit 2 homolog A-like isoform X6, encoding MAPQTNNNASGSGTSKEEATVRVPSKDPKKKDDKQNADLSDEDIALKQQLELYVERIQYPDPGLQKVALESMRQEIRSATSSMTSVPKPLKFLRPHYGTLKAYYDTMVESEQKKYLADILSVLVLTMSAEGERESLKYRLLGSETEGDIGSWGHEYVRNLAGECAQEYAKRQSEETAIDDLMELVTQIVAFHMKHNTEPEAVDLLMEVEYLEILIHHVDKTNFRRTCLYLTSAARYLPDTDYKLILDIAYMIYLKYEEYSNALQIALVLDNMQYVGQVFTDCDDLLRKKQFCYIVARHGVTFELDDEMTEEDEDRYLLQGIINNSKLSEGYLTLARDIEVMEPKSPEDIYKAHLLEGRASAGASVDSARQNLAATFVNAFVNAGFGQDKLMTVPSDSSSGGSSGNWLFKNKKHGKASAAASLGMILLWDIDSGLAQIDKYFHINDNHVIAGALLGAGIVNCSIKTDCDPVFALLDNYIVKEDSSIRIGAIMGLGIAYAGSRNLLVFLPLLLLDGWYLKLEIYRRLSHIIKDAKNPLDVVAFTAISLGLIYVGSCNWGVAHTIIFALMCRSKSELQEPLTRFFPLGLGLLYLGKQESVEETAAISERFHDKIRKYCEMTLLSCAYAGTGNVLKVQNLLGHCTQHLEKGETHQGPAVLGIAMVAMAEELGVEMAIRSMGHLLEYGEQNIRRAVPLALGLLCISNPKVDVMDTLNRLSHDTDSEVAMVNEIC
- the LOC136208635 gene encoding 26S proteasome non-ATPase regulatory subunit 2 homolog A-like isoform X1; translation: MAPQTNNNASGSGTSKEEATVRVPSKDPKKKDDKQNADLSDEDIALKQQLELYVERIQYPDPGLQKVALESMRQEIRSATSSMTSVPKPLKFLRPHYGTLKAYYDTMVESEQKKYLADILSVLVLTMSAEGERESLKYRLLGSETEGDIGSWGHEYVRNLAGECAQEYAKRQSEETAIDDLMELVTQIVAFHMKHNTEPEAVDLLMEVEYLEILIHHVDKTNFRRTCLYLTSAARYLPDTDYKLILDIAYMIYLKYEEYSNALQIALVLDNMQYVGQVFTDCDDLLRKKQFCYIVARHGVTFELDDEMTEEDEDRYLLQGIINNSKLSEGYLTLARDIEVMEPKSPEDIYKAHLLEGRASAGASVDSARQNLAATFVNAFVNAGFGQDKLMTVPSDSSSGGSSGNWLFKNKKHGKASAAASLGMILLWDIDSGLAQIDKYFHINDNHVIAGALLGAGIVNCSIKTDCDPVFALLDNYIVKEDSSIRIGAIMGLGIAYAGSRNLLVFLPLLLLDGWYLKLEIYRRLSHIIKDAKNPLDVVAFTAISLGLIYVGSCNWGVAHTIIFALMCRSKSELQEPLTRFFPLGLGLLYLGKQESVEETAAISERFHDKIRKYCEMTLLSCAYAGTGNVLKVQNLLGHCTQHLEKGETHQGPAVLGIAMVAMAEELGVEMAIRSMGHLLEYGEQNIRRAVPLALGLLCISNPKVDVMDTLNRLSHDTDSEVAMAAVMSLGLIGAGTNNARIAGMLLNLSSYYYNDAGLLFCVRIAQGLVHLGKGLLTLNPYHSDRFLLSPKALAGLVIMLHACLDMKAIILGKYHFVLYFLVLAMQPRMLLTVDENLKPLSIPVHVGKAVDVVGQAGRPKTITGFQTHLTPVILAAGERAELATKKYIPLSPILEGFVILRDNPDYREDN
- the LOC136208635 gene encoding 26S proteasome non-ATPase regulatory subunit 2 homolog A-like isoform X3, whose product is MTSVPKPLKFLRPHYGTLKAYYDTMVESEQKKYLADILSVLVLTMSAEGERESLKYRLLGSETEGDIGSWGHEYVRNLAGECAQEYAKRQSEETAIDDLMELVTQIVAFHMKHNTEPEAVDLLMEVEYLEILIHHVDKTNFRRTCLYLTSAARYLPDTDYKLILDIAYMIYLKYEEYSNALQIALVLDNMQYVGQVFTDCDDLLRKKQFCYIVARHGVTFELDDEMTEEDEDRYLLQGIINNSKLSEGYLTLARDIEVMEPKSPEDIYKAHLLEGRASAGASVDSARQNLAATFVNAFVNAGFGQDKLMTVPSDSSSGGSSGNWLFKNKKHGKASAAASLGMILLWDIDSGLAQIDKYFHINDNHVIAGALLGAGIVNCSIKTDCDPVFALLDNYIVKEDSSIRIGAIMGLGIAYAGSRNLLVFLPLLLLDGWYLKLEIYRRLSHIIKDAKNPLDVVAFTAISLGLIYVGSCNWGVAHTIIFALMCRSKSELQEPLTRFFPLGLGLLYLGKQESVEETAAISERFHDKIRKYCEMTLLSCAYAGTGNVLKVQNLLGHCTQHLEKGETHQGPAVLGIAMVAMAEELGVEMAIRSMGHLLEYGEQNIRRAVPLALGLLCISNPKVDVMDTLNRLSHDTDSEVAMAAVMSLGLIGAGTNNARIAGMLLNLSSYYYNDAGLLFCVRIAQGLVHLGKGLLTLNPYHSDRFLLSPKALAGLVIMLHACLDMKAIILGKYHFVLYFLVLAMQPRMLLTVDENLKPLSIPVHVGKAVDVVGQAGRPKTITGFQTHLTPVILAAGERAELATKKYIPLSPILEGFVILRDNPDYREDN
- the LOC136208635 gene encoding 26S proteasome non-ATPase regulatory subunit 2 homolog A-like isoform X2; translated protein: MAPQTNNNASGSGTSKEEATVRVPSKDPKKKDDKQNADLSDEDIALKQQLELYVERIQYPDPGLQKVALESMRQEIRSATSSMTSVPKPLKFLRPHYGTLKAYYDTMVESEQKKYLADILSVLVLTMSAEGERESLKYRLLGSETEGDIGSWGHEYVRNLAGECAQEYAKRQSEETAIDDLMELVTQIVAFHMKHNTEPEAVDLLMEVEYLEILIHHVDKTNFRRTCLYLTSAARYLPDTDYKLILDIAYMIYLKYEEYSNALQIALVLDNMQYVGQVFTDCDDLLRKKQFCYIVARHGVTFELDDEMTEEDEDRYLLQGIINNSKLSEGYLTLARDIEVMEPKSPEDIYKAHLLEGRASAGASVDSARQNLAATFVNAFVNAGFGQDKLMTVPSDSSSGGSSGNWLFKNKKHGKASAAASLGMILLWDIDSGLAQIDKYFHINDNHVIAGALLGAGIVNCSIKTDCDPVFALLDNYIVKEDSSIRIGAIMGLGIAYAGSRNLLIYRRLSHIIKDAKNPLDVVAFTAISLGLIYVGSCNWGVAHTIIFALMCRSKSELQEPLTRFFPLGLGLLYLGKQESVEETAAISERFHDKIRKYCEMTLLSCAYAGTGNVLKVQNLLGHCTQHLEKGETHQGPAVLGIAMVAMAEELGVEMAIRSMGHLLEYGEQNIRRAVPLALGLLCISNPKVDVMDTLNRLSHDTDSEVAMAAVMSLGLIGAGTNNARIAGMLLNLSSYYYNDAGLLFCVRIAQGLVHLGKGLLTLNPYHSDRFLLSPKALAGLVIMLHACLDMKAIILGKYHFVLYFLVLAMQPRMLLTVDENLKPLSIPVHVGKAVDVVGQAGRPKTITGFQTHLTPVILAAGERAELATKKYIPLSPILEGFVILRDNPDYREDN
- the LOC136208635 gene encoding 26S proteasome non-ATPase regulatory subunit 2 homolog A-like isoform X5 — protein: MAPQTNNNASGSGTSKEEATVRVPSKDPKKKDDKQNADLSDEDIALKQQLELYVERIQYPDPGLQKVALESMRQEIRSATSSMTSVPKPLKFLRPHYGTLKAYYDTMVESEQKKYLADILSVLVLTMSAEGERESLKYRLLGSETEGDIGSWGHEYVRNLAGECAQEYAKRQSEETAIDDLMELVTQIVAFHMKHNTEPEAVDLLMEVEYLEILIHHVDKTNFRRTCLYLTSAARYLPDTDYKLILDIAYMIYLKYEEYSNALQIALVLDNMQYVGQVFTDCDDLLRKKQFCYIVARHGVTFELDDEMTEEDEDRYLLQGIINNSKLSEGYLTLARDIEVMEPKSPEDIYKAHLLEGRASAGASVDSARQNLAATFVNAFVNAGFGQDKLMTVPSDSSSGGSSGNWLFKNKKHGKASAAASLGMILLWDIDSGLAQIDKYFHINDNHVIAGALLGAGIVNCSIKTDCDPVFALLDNYIVKEDSSIRIGAIMGLGIAYAGSRNLLVFLPLLLLDGWYLKLEIYRRLSHIIKDAKNPLDVVAFTAISLGLIYVGSCNWGVAHTIIFALMCRSKSELQEPLTRFFPLGLGLLYLGKQESVEETAAISERFHDKIRKYCEMTLLSCAYAGTGNVLKVQNLLGHCTQHLEKGETHQGPAVLGIAMVAMAEELGVEMAIRSMGHLLEYGEQNIRRAVPLALGLLCISNPKVDVMDTLNRLSHDTDSEVAMVHTSFTHS